The Biomphalaria glabrata chromosome 7, xgBioGlab47.1, whole genome shotgun sequence region tctcaaacagaactgtgttctcacaggttttttttttttttactgtttgtcgtccaaacaggttttttttcaaacttagagctcgaagagccttcggctcagctcttggacatcaacaaggatatttctcaggcatctgttgatgaatgTCTGTACTTTTTTATTGTCCCCTCCTTaattctccatgtttcagaaccatacagtaggacagccttgacattagagttaaagattcatagtttagtcttgtttgagatgtgaggagatttccaggttggttttagctgtgtaaatgtctgacgcgctagatttatacggcgtttaatgtcttcatatGTTCCACCtcatatactgactacactcccaaggtatataaaattttctacttggtctattgtctgagaatccagtacgtgggttaacctgaggaaaaataaggagctggcgacccttaggcagtttgcagcacacagcgctacaccctgtcacagcctgtgacgccactgatcccaacctatatatatttcctttgcaaagaatcacataagaagcttttaatttgatgactcatgccaccgatgtgccatAGAactgttgcttaaagaaattattttaataatatcagatgtaggtgtgtgtaaaactgTTTTCagaactacaacggctggtaaaatccaTGTTTTACCaatagtgttttccgtattttgctataagttaagagatattgtaagacactcacaaaccaacatcttctctatatgatgttgaagagagattgtgtgggtctattcagaactttatctttgagggTTAGAaaatttttcaaatctttatctattttgtcagggtgacattgtctcagatgatcctacAGCGTAATAGTTTcgtatcattataaaaaaaaagtcacttaggcaaccgcttgtttgacaaggaaggaatgaatcccagttttaaataaccaacactggacagtgtacatttcttgttgttaaacatttgttacatgtagacaaaatgaagctttttaaatatgtattgagACTAAATACTacaattctttggtttgattagcaggataaatatttaaaggatttacCAAGGTACACATCATATATtagtctacaaaataattacattaaatgaatgtaaaaattaaagtcacgatctgcttaaatgaaatctattaccgtagacccccaatttattttttcactttcgtagaccccctggaagtcttcgtaaaccctgggggtctatatagaccactttgggaatcactgcttaggtggaccacttcgggggccgattttgagtttgtgtttccacacaaactgtctttgttatAATATGGCATTTATTACTTGGTTGTCGTGAGGCGGAAAGAAATTAATTCCTATCTATAGCATATCTTATTGCTTGAAGAGAATTTAAACTGCGGTGACGATGCCTACTAATATTAATATCTGCATGGAGAATGGGTCTGTGATAACGCATTTGGTCACCGATCCTAGCCACTAAAAATCAGATCTTGGTGGTGTCCCATTTACCGCagttctaattctttttttttttaatgtttattttccgTAACGTTTCAAACTTGCTAATAGATGTATGTATTTATTCTCCAGGACCAGTTGGAGGTGGCGAGGTAGTATGGAGCCACTAGACAATCGTCCCGACTTTGTCTCAGAGACTAACGGCAATCAAATTGTGGCCGCCAAAGATGCTCAGGGAATCGACAGCAGTCCCACTAATCAAAGGAATGCCAACGAGCTTGTCAAAGACACGCTTCTCATTATCTCAGTTCAAGACGCAATAGAGTGCCTCAGTGCTCACTTTGAGAGGGTTGCCAGGAATGACGAGAATGGAAACAGACCGGTTACTGCTTCCCGCCGCACTCACTTCGAACCGGAAGATTTGCTTCTTCGGTGCTGTGTCCAATCAACAAACATCAACCACGTCAACATACTGGAAAAGAGTCTTTTGATGTTTGCGAAGTTAAAAGATGTTAGTGATGACCCCGTGCCCCATTTGATAGTCACGGGCGCCAACGTTAACTGCGTCAACGCTTTAAATGACAGCCCTCTCATACTGGCCTGCGCTATGGGGAATATAACCCATGTTAAACTTTTATTGGAAGCTGGCGCGAAAGTGGAATATCCTGGGAAAGACGGGGACACGCCCCTGATCCACGCTGCCAGACGAGGGCATACCCACATCGTGCAGCTACTGCTGGAATCTGGGGCCGACATCGATGGGGCCAATACTCACATGGATACGCCTTTGTTGTGTGCTGCCCAGTATAAAAAGGTAGAGACAGTGATATTTCTGCTGCAAGAGGGAGCTAGTGTCAACCATGTCAACAAGTCAGGCGAGACGGCTTTGATGCAAGCCGTGTGTAAGCGCAGTCTAGACATCACCAGGGAACTTATCCACTCAGGGGCGGAAGTAAACGCGGTAGACTACCTCGGAAACAACGCCCTTATCAATGCCGCCAGGCTGGACGAGGCCAAAATCATGACACTGTTAATCGAATCTGGGGCTTTCCTTAACCAGGTCAACGTGCACAACAAATCAGCGCTGTGGTTTGCCGTCTGCCACTCTGTGATATCCTACAGCCCTTGCCTGCGATTGCTGCTGGCATCTGGGGCTTGCATAGGCTCCGAGCTTCACCAAGCTGTCACCGTGGGCTTGATGCACGTGGTCAAGGTGCTTGTTGAACATGGTGCTACCCCACGTTTGATCAACTTGTCTCAGCTCAGCATTAGATCATTCCCAGTGCACATTCAACAGGTTTCACCCCTAACCGTGGCTCTTCTAACCCAGAGGCTGGATATTGCCCGTAATTTCATGGACATAGGATTCTTAACAGACTTTGATCTCCGATGCTTGCCTTATGATGACAAACTGAAGTGTTTCCTCAAGGACAACGCCAAGTCAGAATCTGTAAATTTCATGAACAACAACCTTGCTGGACCTTGGTCACTAGAAAGACTCTGCTTGATAGTCATTTCCAAAAACATTGGTTTCCAATCAAAGTCTCGCAAACTAAAAGTAGAGAGCAGTGGATTACCTCGTGTCTTTCAGAAACTACTTCTTTCATAGAAGCCCTCAACGTGATGCCTATCTCAACTGGAGCTTTAAGCACTctaaacttaaacaaaaaaaaaaacaacattctaagtctaagtcattctcataaaaattatattattatatgacgttttttttttctttcaacttctTTTGATGCTAATGTATTTTCTACAGTGTTTACAATGTGCAAAGTCATTTTAAATGCTTTTCATTTTGAAAGTTTTATTCTTTTCATATcgttattttaacattttacaatGTTTCCACTACAAGTTTACATGTTGTTTTAGAAATTCAGTTACATCCCTACTGATAGTTTCACGTTTGATCAGCAAAGGGAGTtaaatcaaaaaaaaacaaaacaaagaaatgttgAAGTTTTTGCAACCATATCTATACAGTGCCAGTTGTGTTTGATAGATTTATAGGtaaatagatctattcattaagtttttatGATACTATCTGAAAATAGATATAAtttgaatgtatttattaaGAAGTCCTATGCTAATCTAATCAAAAGATAGCTtgataaggaaaaaaaagttttttcacCTTGAAGATCTGATGTTTAGTTCTGGACTACCTATGTACAtacattagtaggcctacatatatgtACAAAAGTGGAATCTTTTAGATGCACGATCTAAGATTCATTCCAAAGTCTAGAATTTAAAGACATATATACTAAAATActctaaaaatagaaaagaaaagttGTAAGAAAAATGCAAACTTTCTAATTTCTAGTTATCAGTTATGTTCGGTGTCTAAACTACTTTTTCtcactaagtaaaaaaaaaaaatggttttgtaCAGTAAATTTTGGTTTGCCTGGGCCTCGaattgattagaaatatttgtatttacacAACTTTTTGTCACCGccccctttttctctctttgtgtgtgtgtgttaaaacaCAACTGGTCCAATTACTGTCCAATCATTGGGCCTAGACTCTACTTGTGAGACTTGTAGAGTTGTCGTGAAGTGGCCACAGAGTCTCGTCCACAAGGTGCTAGTTTAGTCATGTCTGTGTGAAGATATTCAACTGAAAGTTGACATCTGGTGTAATCTCCAGCATTGAGTCATTGTTTTAATCTGGGTAGCATTAGTGCATAATTTATCAGAGCGGAATGTCCATAGAGAGGGATTAGCTATTTACTAGTTCATTTAAacgtttagttttaaaaatctatcaaattatttatgtattttaacAATTCTATTACATTGAGCTTTGTTAAACCCGCATTATTCTAGACATCACTAAGATGAAGAATAATGGGGCTGTTACTCATTGTTAgtattttaattacaaatttataGTTACAATAGTTTTCTGCTGTTTATTAGTTCAAGCGTAAAATATTGGTTATTATTCGATTCATACAAAGATAATATAGATTTAGCTCCCTGGTGATGCCAGGTCAAGTCAGGTGGTGTTCACGTGACCAGTAGGTAACAACGACCATCAGCATTTATTTTCCTCAGGAACCTTTTGGGAGACGGGTGAACTCAATTTCATTCCTACAAGCCCGAGAAATGATATGTGTGTGCCACTTTAAGAGAtcttgagtctagatctacgatTCGGTCGCGACCTTTTGATCGGTAGCGTACCGGTAACCTTTCTACCACCCCTTTCCCTTTTTAAACCATTTGATTTTAGATCATGAAAAATAAACCACGAGAATTGGATCTGGTAGCTTATTAAGTGAGCACAACAGTTGTCATTCGCTAATGCAAATTACTTAACAAATAATGACATGTAATGTATAAGTACATACTGTGGATAACTGATGACCCctataaatattgttaaaaacGCGTTTCTACTAGTCAATCTGTGCCAGTAGTGTCGTCAAAGAAGTACGAACCTTTCGTTTTACTTTGACGATTCTAAACATCAATGTATCATGTGAgaattgttttttataaaatgtctaTAGATGTCGATCGTGTAACGTTTTGTATTGACTATTATGTTCGAAGTGGACTCAGCTTAACGCCattgtatctcttttgtaacGAAGTATAATGTTTGAGTGTGAGATCAAGTGTTGGATTTTTCTTATaagcaacataagctatagatTAGGGCCCCCGcttgagggggagggggggcagcAAAGGTTACAGGTTACATTTTTGAGAATGagtaaacgaaaaaaaaaacctcacaAGTGGCCCCATATCTttaatagcttagggccttatcaagtctaaatccgGCACTGGTGACGGTTATCATTTGTTGTGACAGCTAGTTAATAACTGACCAGTAGATGACAATGCACTGGCCACCTTTGTAAAATGAATCCTTGAAATGTGTGTCCAGTTGGAGACAGTACTAATTGGGTAAACCTGCACCAGCTGTACTACACTTTAATCAAAATGTCAATATTCAGTTCATTGTCACGTGATACATTTCCATAACAGAACGAAACAACTTTCATTTCTCACTCATGACATTATCACAATTTACTGTCAAAcggagttaaataaataaatgctttttaaaaaatatggtgACATTTTTCCccatgtatttatttcatactctttaatgtaattaataatattgttattgttacaacTAATGTTGTTGGTGTATAACAAGACTGAAAGCATATGATTATAAtttgaatagttttaaaaaaaatagaccatTTTATCAAAGACatatggctgcttggtcgtgcgatatgcgctctggactgtggtTCAATGAATTCGATGGCCttaggttcgaatcctgctcaCTGCCATCCTCCTTTTTCCTGCGGAAGGTTTAGGCCAACGTTAGAATGTAATTATCTCCTCATCTGAagaaacacccgaaacatgtcaaacaaataaACCCTGCCTCTGATGAGCTAGTAAAACAAAACGTCGCCCTAGGTTACAATTTTCACATACATCTCAAGTTTCGATATTGACTGGTGTTGAAAATGAAAATCCAAACTTAgtaagatttgttttgttttaaagagatgtttaatgtagatgtaaatctagataatttataagagtctagatctacatctgtatgtatatttattaagaaaaaaataaattatgattaCTGTAGAGCCAACATTTAATCATTTTCTTCAGCTTAGTGATTTCTcgttaataatataaaaattataaccaGTATCAGTTATCAATAAGACATCTTTAAATTGTTCTAATTGTAAATAGTAcgattaattaatataattatttatagactCTTACTTATTCGTTATATGATTAATGGCTTTCTGGACTGTAATTTCTATATTAGGTTGTAACTTGCTGGAAAATAGCATTCATTTTAACAAAAGTAGTTGGAACACTGAAGTTTACCCGAAAGataaaattccccccccccctttttcccaattttcccatgttttttttatttcagagtatatgtgtttgtttgttcaatCTTATACTTTTAtgatcctttaaaaaaaaaagtaaagaaaatcaAACCTCGAATGAGAACAATCCTGTGCAGCGCTAACAATCCATACCGGtactctatatttaaaaaagagatttaaaagAAGAATCAAAGAagtaaatagtttaaatgtaCCGGTACCGTATAATGCAAGAGGAGCTAGTTGAATATGAAACGATACCATTGAATTTATAAGATCTATAGAGTTAAAGGCCTAGTATTCTATACAATACCGTATCAAATTATTCCGCCTTCTTGTGAAACAATTGTCAGTGAAGCATCTTCGTTGGTAAATTATTTTGATGTAAAAGTCTTCAATGAATGAAGaaaggctaaaaaaaattttttataataagatGATTTGTAAACAAGAGCAAAATGTATTCGTAGACCAAGAcaacattttaaagtaaaacaaagtAACCGGTTAAAGCTTGGCTGCAGACAAAGAAAGCCCTGGGTCAAATATAGCTTGCTTTCTAATCAAGATTTTGGAAATTTTCACTCATTCTGCTTTACGGCACGGACATTGGATGTTATATCTGCACCTTATCCTGTGTGTTGAATccgatattattattattattattattgatggTGTTTGAGCCTTAGGAAGATGaggataggaaaaaaaaaggtttagttataccagaggcgtagtgagcaaaacgtgcgcccggggcaaggtaCTTTATGGGCgacctcccctccccctcccattttccatgaacatcacatagaaatttaggcttataaataaaaaagtatttaataataatacaatacaaaaaaccttagaatgtattacctaactaaaataactacaaTAATTTTTTGGCGCCCCCCTGAGGATGGCGCCCGGGCATCTTGCCCCCCTCCTGATCACTAACTCTCTGAGAACCAACTGCTTCTTTCCTTTATGAAAAGACCTTTCCTCACCAATTCAAAAAAAGAAGTTCAATACGTAAGTGTTTACCAGTACATTGTACTATTTGTACCGATTGTCACAGAAGAAAAGGTTGGGCTCCAAAACGTGTTAAACCATGTTAACAAGCAACCTAACATACCGGTATCAAGGGAGACCATGCAACAAATACACCTAACAGGGATAGAAACGGTTATCACCCCTGGAGATTGCTCGTATCAGAGTAGGCTACTGTACATGTACTAGCATTTAGTGCTAGTGGTAGTCACTTAGCACCCAAACCAAAGTACAAGATCGAGCCTCATTTATATACGCATACGCATGAAAACAGTTCGAAGCTAACCGATGTAAATTAAGGCCTCAACTTATTCACAATTTTATCTGCTTTGAAATGTAATCTCGGAGAACATTgataatgtacatttttttttttacagttttttaACGAGCAAGTAATTCTTTTTCCAACGATATAATgagctgtcaaatttctaggaaaatcgttaaagccgttttcgagatccgtgtccaggttttaGAAGTTTCCAAGAAGGTAGGTGCTGAATAGATGTAATAATGAGAAGGATGCCATCTTTGACCATTTAGAAAATGAGATTTTGATCATCTTTTAGTAGGTCTACACAGAAAGGATATTTTAATCATCTTTCAGTACATAGAAAATGAGATTGTGGTCATCTTTTAGTACATAGAAATGAGATTTCTGTCATCTTTTAGTAGGTATATTGCAATGAGATTGTGTTCATTTTTAGTACCGGTACATAGAAATGTATTTTCGGTCATCTCTGTAAAGACAGAAATGAGATTATGTTTATCATTGGGTACATAGAAAAATTGAAGTTGTAGGCCTACTCATTGTACGTAGACCTTTTCAAGATTTGAGCcactaacatactctctaatATAGTacataacatttaacatttcgatcacgaaggagaaCTTCACGACCATTGACCTCTTAGAATGGTAACGTGCTGAATAAATGTAAAAACTGCTGAAATCCTTTGTCAAATGTGCTAAGAGTGTAGATGGCAATGGCAGAAACTAGCAGAAATGGTTTGAATCTTGTCAAGTGTGCTAAGAGTGTAGATGGCAATGGCAGAAACTAGCAGAAATGGTTTGAATCTTGTCAAGTGTGCTAAGAGTGTAGATGGCAATGACAGAAACTAGCAGACATGGTTTGAATCTGGTCAAGTGTGCTAAGAATGGACACGGTTATGAATGCAGCTATCTTAATAAACTCCTTGACTTGTAGGTGCCAGTTTAGTTATCTACACTGAtgtaataacaatattataagaGAAGAGATGGATTGTATAACACAAATACCAAGTCACTTATTCTGGTTCGTGATGGAACGGAGACAGTCTTAAAGTTTCCCAATAGATACAAGTGATCCTGTGCATTAGgaggacagaaaaaaaaagactctgtTCATTTGATCTCAATTGAAGGCGTCAATTCAATTATAATTAGAGATAAGTCATTGATACACGTTGATACTACACAGACAACTAAGAACAACATAGTTATTTTGTtgactttgtttatttatctctATGTACATTCTATAGACAAATTCTCTGACAGTACATGGCAGGTTtatacatacaaaaaatatttttttgaaaattttatcACATTATAGTGAAGATATTCATGTCTATAGCATATCTTTCTCATTGTCTTTGCACGCACCTCTTGATTCTAGATGATTTCAGTTCAATCCCAGTCTCGCTATATGTGTAGGACTTCAAATGTTCACATTATTCTGAGCTTATTATTTTGATAGTTTCACGTTTTAATCATCCACACTCAAAGATCCAAATGAACAAACGATACAGGCGTTTGGGTTGGTGCCGTTGCTGATAATGCACTGAAAGCAGGCTTGTCTCCTGGTACTCTCGCTCCCACCACCAAAGCCGCCAAAAGGAAACTGGGGAAACTGGGCCT contains the following coding sequences:
- the LOC106069520 gene encoding ankyrin repeat domain-containing protein 50-like isoform X3, giving the protein MEPLDNRPDFVSETNGNQIVAAKDAQGIDSSPTNQRNANELVKDTLLIISVQDAIECLSAHFERVARNDENGNRPVTASRRTHFEPEDLLLRCCVQSTNINHVNILEKSLLMFAKLKDVSDDPVPHLIVTGANVNCVNALNDSPLILACAMGNITHVKLLLEAGAKVEYPGKDGDTPLIHAARRGHTHIVQLLLESGADIDGANTHMDTPLLCAAQYKKVETVIFLLQEGASVNHVNKSGETALMQAVCKRSLDITRELIHSGAEVNAVDYLGNNALINAARLDEAKIMTLLIESGAFLNQVNVHNKSALWFAVCHSVISYSPCLRLLLASGACIGSELHQAVTVGLMHVVKVLVEHGATPRLINLSQLSIRSFPVHIQQVSPLTVALLTQRLDIARNFMDIGFLTDFDLRCLPYDDKLKCFLKDNAKSESVNFMNNNLAGPWSLERLCLIVISKNIGFQSKSRKLKVESSGLPRVFQKLLLS
- the LOC106069520 gene encoding ankyrin repeat domain-containing protein 50-like isoform X2 is translated as MTSWRWRGSMEPLDNRPDFVSETNGNQIVAAKDAQGIDSSPTNQRNANELVKDTLLIISVQDAIECLSAHFERVARNDENGNRPVTASRRTHFEPEDLLLRCCVQSTNINHVNILEKSLLMFAKLKDVSDDPVPHLIVTGANVNCVNALNDSPLILACAMGNITHVKLLLEAGAKVEYPGKDGDTPLIHAARRGHTHIVQLLLESGADIDGANTHMDTPLLCAAQYKKVETVIFLLQEGASVNHVNKSGETALMQAVCKRSLDITRELIHSGAEVNAVDYLGNNALINAARLDEAKIMTLLIESGAFLNQVNVHNKSALWFAVCHSVISYSPCLRLLLASGACIGSELHQAVTVGLMHVVKVLVEHGATPRLINLSQLSIRSFPVHIQQVSPLTVALLTQRLDIARNFMDIGFLTDFDLRCLPYDDKLKCFLKDNAKSESVNFMNNNLAGPWSLERLCLIVISKNIGFQSKSRKLKVESSGLPRVFQKLLLS
- the LOC106069520 gene encoding ankyrin repeat domain-containing protein 50-like isoform X1, with translation MESLDRTSWRWRGSMEPLDNRPDFVSETNGNQIVAAKDAQGIDSSPTNQRNANELVKDTLLIISVQDAIECLSAHFERVARNDENGNRPVTASRRTHFEPEDLLLRCCVQSTNINHVNILEKSLLMFAKLKDVSDDPVPHLIVTGANVNCVNALNDSPLILACAMGNITHVKLLLEAGAKVEYPGKDGDTPLIHAARRGHTHIVQLLLESGADIDGANTHMDTPLLCAAQYKKVETVIFLLQEGASVNHVNKSGETALMQAVCKRSLDITRELIHSGAEVNAVDYLGNNALINAARLDEAKIMTLLIESGAFLNQVNVHNKSALWFAVCHSVISYSPCLRLLLASGACIGSELHQAVTVGLMHVVKVLVEHGATPRLINLSQLSIRSFPVHIQQVSPLTVALLTQRLDIARNFMDIGFLTDFDLRCLPYDDKLKCFLKDNAKSESVNFMNNNLAGPWSLERLCLIVISKNIGFQSKSRKLKVESSGLPRVFQKLLLS